Proteins found in one Triticum aestivum cultivar Chinese Spring chromosome 4D, IWGSC CS RefSeq v2.1, whole genome shotgun sequence genomic segment:
- the LOC123097248 gene encoding uncharacterized protein encodes MLNELGLDFDFVDIDLRTGIDLRTGTHKHPDFLKLNPWYTRISLGSSRIYSHRVTDRMYLVLLFTRARQAARSCRRAGSSWRLLLLGVHELGSSNPVVALHERVPPGGHCSSTSGAASYPVDGVHEQR; translated from the exons ATGCTCAACGAGCTGGGCCTCGACTTCGACTTCGTCGACATCGACCTCCGCACCGGCATCGACCTCCGCACCGGCACCCACAAGCACCCCGACTTCCTCAAGCTCAAC CCTTGGTATACGCGCATCAGTCTCGGTAGCAGTAGGATTTACTCGCACCGGGTCACCGACCGGATGTATCTTGTTCTTCTGTTCACCCGAGCTCGACAGGCTGCTCGATCGTGTCGACGAGCGGGATCCTCCTGGCGGCTGCTGCTCCTCGGCGTCCATGAGCTGGGCTCCTCGAATCCCGTCGTCGCCCTCCACGAGCGGGTTCCTCCCGGCGGCCACTGCTCGTCCACGAGTGGTGCTGCCTCTTATCCTGTCGACGGCGTCCACGAGCAGCGCTAG